The following coding sequences lie in one Zingiber officinale cultivar Zhangliang chromosome 2B, Zo_v1.1, whole genome shotgun sequence genomic window:
- the LOC122046000 gene encoding prostaglandin E synthase 2-like: MQATRRAAHRLVSQSLLRSAAARTPLSSAAASQRTVPTAALCTTASDVVTLPRSRRWPSPPPAVSSRIVPVGFAGALSFSMTLVTVAEAKEPPSPERIPKDVVLYQYEACPFCNKVKAYLDYHGIPYKVVEVNPISKKEIKWSDYKKVPILVVDGEQLVNSSDIVKNLDERLHPEHSVIDEEEAKWLRWVDDHLVHMLSPNIYRTTSEALESFDYIAKHGNFSFTERLTVKYAGAAIMYMVSKKLKKKYNITDERASLYEAAQTWTAALGGRDFLGGAKPNLADLAVFGVLRPIRYLSAGKDMVENTNISDWYGRMETAVGESSRISM; the protein is encoded by the exons atGCAGGCGACGAGAAGGGCCGCTCACCGCCTTGTTTCTCAGTCACTCCTCCGTTCCGCCGCCGCTCGTACTCCACTATCCTCCGCCGCTGCCTCCCAGAGGACCGTGCCAACCGCCGCCCTTTGCACCACTGCCTCTGATGTCGTGACGTTACCCCGGTCGAGACGGTGGCCTTCCCCTCCTCCTGCCGTTTCCTCGAGGATCGTCCCCGTCGGCTTTGCAGGGGCGTTGTCTTTCTCGATGACCCTAGTCACGGTGGCGGAGGCCAAGGAGCCGCCCTCCCCAGAGCGGATCCCCAAGGATGTCGTCCTCTACCAGTACGAGGCGTGCCCTTTCTGCAACAAGGTCAAAG CATATTTGGATTACCATGGCATACCATACAAAGTTGTGGAGGTGAATCCTATAAGTAAGAAGGAGATCAAGTGGTCTGATTATAAGAAGGTTCCTATCCTGGTTGTGGATGGAGAGCAGCTGGTTAATTCGTCAG ATATTGTAAAAAATTTAGATGAAAGGTTGCATCCTGAGCACTCTGTCATTGATGAGGAAGAGGCCAAATGGCTTAG GTGGGTTGATGATCACCTTGTCCATATGTTGTCACCAAATATATACAGAACTACTTCAGAAGCGCTGGAATCTTTTGACTACATAGCTAAGCATG GGAACTTTAGTTTTACAGAGAGATTGACTGTGAAGTATGCTGGAGCGGCAATCATGTACATGGTGTCCAAGAAACTGAAGAAGAAATACAACATCACTGATGAACGTGCTTCATTGTATGAAGCTGCACAAACATGGACAGCGGCTCTCGGGGGCAGAGATTTTCTTG GTGGTGCGAAGCCTAACTTAGCTGACCTTGCTGTTTTTGGTGTTCTGAGACCGATACGGTACCTAAGCGCCGGCAAAGATATGGTGGAGAACACTAACATTAGCGACTGGTACGGGAGAATGGAAACTGCAGTCGGAGAATCATCAAGGATATCGATGTAG